From Acidianus brierleyi:
GACGCGTCAGATTTTGATATATTTGTAACTACATCAAGATATCTTATTAATAATATAGCCGATATTAATCCAGAACAATATGGATATCTATTTGTAGACGACGTTGACTCAGTTCTTAAATCCAGTAAAAGTTCCTCAACTATTCTTAAGCTTATGGGATTTAATGATACTGACATACAAAACGTTAAAGAACTTCTAAGAAAAGCAAGAAACGATGATACAGTATTTGAGGAAATTAAAAAAATAAGAGAAAAAAAGATCGGTAAAAAAATTGCTATTTTCTCATCTGCTACTATAACTAAGGGTAATCCTGTATTTTCCTCCCTTATGGGCTTTAAACCGGGCAGTGCTGTAATATACCTAAGGAATGTAATAGATTCCTATATCCAATCCAATGATATTATAAGCATTACAAAGTCAATAATAGATAGGTTAGGTTCTGGTGGATTAATATATGTTCCAATAGATAAGGGAACATCATTTGCAAAAGAACTAGCTACTGCGTTAGATGGTAATCTTAAAGTTGATGCGATATCTTCATCTTCTACTTCAAAATTAGAAAAATTTGAAAAAGGAGATATAGACATACTTATAGGTGTTGCAACACATTATGGTATACTAGTAAGGGGCATTGATATACCATGGAGAGTAAAGTACGCTGTATTTGCAGGTATTCCAAAATTTAGATTTAAAATTGGAGAAAAAATGCATCCGTTAGCTATGTTGCGAATGCTTACTTTAATTTCTTTGGTATTAAAGGATCCAGAAATCTCCAAAATATTAAGAATAGTAAAGTTTAGACTAAGAAATATATCACCGGCAGCACTTAATATTTTGGCAAAGAACGTTAAAGACGGTACACTTAATGATCAATACATGTTAAAGGCATACGAAATAGTTAATAAATATCTTAAAGATAAGGAATTATTGGAAAAAATATCAGAAATAGGAGAAATTTCTATTAATGGTGATTTCATATCTACTCCTGATTATTTAACATATATTCAAGCTAGTGGAAGAACCTCAAGAATATTTGGTGGAGAATTAACCACTGGTCTTTCCATATTAATTGTTGACGATACTAAATTATTTGATCTATTAAATAGAAGATTGTCTCTAGTGCTAGATGATATAAATTGGCATCAATTTGATATTGAAAATGATAAGATAGGAAACTTGGAAATAGATAAGATATTAGAGAAAATAAATTCTGAAAGAGATCAAATAAGGAAAATAAAAGAGAGCGGATTTTTGTCTGCAAGTTCTGTACAAAAAATAAAGACAGCATTATTCATCGTTGAGTCACCTAATAAAGCTAAAACAATATCTAGCTTTTTCTCTAGACCTAGTGTGAGAGAATTTGACGGATTAAGAGTCTATGAAACTGTAATAGGAGATAAAGTTCTTATGGTTACAGCTAGTGGAGGGCATATTTATGATCTTACAACAAAGGATATAGGCATACATGGAATAGAAGTAAAGAAAAATGGGAAACTTTCTTTTTATGCATATTATAATTCAATAAAACGTTGCTCTAATGGTCATCAATTTACCGAATATTCAGAAGATAACTCTTGTCCATTGTGTGGTAGCAAAAATGTCAGGGACAAAATGTCTACTCTAAATGCTTTAAGACAGTTAGCATTAGAAGCAGACGAAATATTTATAGGTACAGATCCTGATATAGAAGGAGAAAAAATAGCATGGGATATATTCTTAAATTTACGACCTTATAATTCCAATATATCTAGAGCAGAGTTTCACGAAGTTACAAGAAGGGCTATTATAGAGTCTTTAAATAATCCTAGAAAATTTTCTATACCGCTTCTTCAGTCTCAACTAGTTAGAAGAGTAGAGGATAGATGGATAGGCTTTAAACTGTCCAAAAAACTTCAGACAGAATTCTGGCCAATAGAATGTAAAAATCTGGGTAAACCCTGCGTTGAAAACAAGAATTTAAGTGCAGGAAGAGTTCAGACTCCAGTCTTAGGCTGGGTTATATCTAGATTTAATGAGTATAGTAAAACTAAAAAAACAGTATATGTTGTAAAATTTTTAGACAGTTTTACAATTTTAATACCGCGTCAATCTAAATTAAATAAAAATACAAAGCTAAAAATTGTGATAAATAATATAGCGGATTCTAAAGAATCTTTCGGACCATTACCTCCATATACTACAGATTCTATGCTTGCTGATGTATCTAACTTCTATGGAATTTCAGCTTCAGAAATTATGAGAATAGCTCAAGATCTCTTTGAAATGGGTCTAATAACATATCATAGAACAGACAGTACTAGAATATCTAACGTAGGAATAAGCATAGCAGAAACCTATCTTAAGCAGACTATAGGAGATAACTATAAATCTATTTTTAAGCCTAGGAGTTGGGGAGAAGGAGGAGCTCATGAAGCTATAAGGGTTACTAAGCCGCTAGATTCTGATCAATTAAGAGCAATGATAGAAGAAGGGGAATTAGAACTACCTAAAAGACTAACTTTTAACCATTATAGAGTTTATGATTTAATATTTAGGAGATTTATAACTAGCCAGTTAATTCCAGTAATACTTGAGAAGGAGATTGTGAATTTAAGTGTTAAGACAGAAAATAATGTAATGTTAAATATAGAAAATAATCCAGTAGAATTTGTATACAATGTAACATTACCAGGAGATACGCATTTTTCTAAACTTTATGTTCCAATGAAAACTTCAGGTAAACCAATAAAGTCTAAAATAAATTGTATTCCTGGAAAAGACTGTGAATTTGACGCTAAAGTGCAATATTCTTTTAGTAAGAGTGATGTTCAGTTATATACTCAAGGTACTCTTATTACAGAGATGAAAAATAAAAAAATAGGAAGACCTAGCACATATGCTACTATAGTGTCTACATTATTAAAAAGGGGATATATGATTGAGAGTAAAAATGTTAAAAGACTTGTTCCATCAAAACTAGGTATAGATGTTCATTCCTTTCTAGTAACTAGATATCAAAAATTTGTATCTGAAGATCGTACTAGAAGTTTATTAGAACGTATGGACATGATAGAAGACGGAAAAGAAGACTATAGACAAGTATTAAAGCAATTATATGAGGAAATACAAGATATTGGGTGATAATTTGTGCTAATCTCGTTAACTTACCTAAAAATGAAAGAGATGTCAAGAAAACATAATATTGAGAAAGCTAAAAAACTAATAAAGACATCCAAAGAAAGAGGAGCAAAACTAGTAGTTTTGCCGTCTTTATTCCCAGTAGGTAATTCTTTTGAGCTTTACAATAACGAGAAAAAAATGAGGAGTATGGTAAAAAATTTGGCTGAAAAAATTCCAGGAAGCTCTACTGATATTCTAGTTAAGTTAGCTATGGAAGGAGAAGTACATCTAATAGCGGGTCCATTGTTAGAGCAGGCAGGACCAAAAATTTTCTTAACTACATTAGTTATCTCTCCAGATGGCGAAATAATAGGTAAATATAGGAAAATAGTAGTATCAGAAAAAGATATTAGACTTGGAATATCAGGAGGTAAGGAACCTATTTATGTCGTGCTAGATAACAAATATGGTATAATTTCTGAGGACGATTTAATGTCACCCGAAATAAGCAGAATATTATCATTAGGTGGTTCACAAGCTGTAATAGGCACCATGAGAGCATTAAATAAAAAACAAGAGATAGTTAAACATCTAGCTATATCAAGAACGATAGAAAACGGTATATCTTATTTAGTAACTGGTGAAATGATAGAAAACGAGGATGGTGAAATAATAGGTTCTTCTCCTACATTTATTACTACGCCGGAATCTCTAATTTATAAAGAAGCGGAAGAAGAAGATTCTATGATACTAGTAGAAAGTTCAATAATAACGCAGAATAAAGAGAACGCCTTCAGTAGATTAAGCAATATGGAAACCATAATAAACGGATTATGTAAAAGTATCAAAAAGAATAGAATTCTTAATGAAAAAGCAATAACTAGTAAAACTTCTGAAAGTTAAGCTGCCATATAGACTGCTGTTCTCCTATTTTTGAAACTTTCCTTTATAAGACCTTGCGAATTGAGCTCTTTCAAGATTCTTTTAGCTACGCTAATAGTGATATTAGACTTAGTAGCTAATTCGTAAGGAGTTATAATTTTTTCCTTTTTTATTTCGTCTTGGACCCTTTTTATCATTTCGTTTGAAATCACTATATTTTTTGAAATTACTTCACTTCCAGTTTTGCTTGTTTTCTTTCCAGAAGCTTTCTTTTGTTGAGCTTCCATTTCTTTTTTCATTCTCTTTTCAACGTTGCTAATAGGTTTCTTTGATACTCCGCCCAT
This genomic window contains:
- a CDS encoding carbon-nitrogen hydrolase family protein encodes the protein MLISLTYLKMKEMSRKHNIEKAKKLIKTSKERGAKLVVLPSLFPVGNSFELYNNEKKMRSMVKNLAEKIPGSSTDILVKLAMEGEVHLIAGPLLEQAGPKIFLTTLVISPDGEIIGKYRKIVVSEKDIRLGISGGKEPIYVVLDNKYGIISEDDLMSPEISRILSLGGSQAVIGTMRALNKKQEIVKHLAISRTIENGISYLVTGEMIENEDGEIIGSSPTFITTPESLIYKEAEEEDSMILVESSIITQNKENAFSRLSNMETIINGLCKSIKKNRILNEKAITSKTSES
- a CDS encoding 30S ribosomal protein S25e, with translation MGGVSKKPISNVEKRMKKEMEAQQKKASGKKTSKTGSEVISKNIVISNEMIKRVQDEIKKEKIITPYELATKSNITISVAKRILKELNSQGLIKESFKNRRTAVYMAA
- the rgy gene encoding reverse gyrase, which produces MALDYDIPNIIYMNSCPNCGSNISSLRLYKGSACEKCIKEDIVFNDLNNLIQYLNSNSNLGLLKDFKNILDNYNKVVVLFNKILNSPPLGPQKSWILRALKGDSFAIVAPPGLGKTTFGILMSLYYSSKNIKSLMVFPTRTLVQQVTQRIQQMSKDLDNVPKLAYYLSNLTRSQKEELKKSLDASDFDIFVTTSRYLINNIADINPEQYGYLFVDDVDSVLKSSKSSSTILKLMGFNDTDIQNVKELLRKARNDDTVFEEIKKIREKKIGKKIAIFSSATITKGNPVFSSLMGFKPGSAVIYLRNVIDSYIQSNDIISITKSIIDRLGSGGLIYVPIDKGTSFAKELATALDGNLKVDAISSSSTSKLEKFEKGDIDILIGVATHYGILVRGIDIPWRVKYAVFAGIPKFRFKIGEKMHPLAMLRMLTLISLVLKDPEISKILRIVKFRLRNISPAALNILAKNVKDGTLNDQYMLKAYEIVNKYLKDKELLEKISEIGEISINGDFISTPDYLTYIQASGRTSRIFGGELTTGLSILIVDDTKLFDLLNRRLSLVLDDINWHQFDIENDKIGNLEIDKILEKINSERDQIRKIKESGFLSASSVQKIKTALFIVESPNKAKTISSFFSRPSVREFDGLRVYETVIGDKVLMVTASGGHIYDLTTKDIGIHGIEVKKNGKLSFYAYYNSIKRCSNGHQFTEYSEDNSCPLCGSKNVRDKMSTLNALRQLALEADEIFIGTDPDIEGEKIAWDIFLNLRPYNSNISRAEFHEVTRRAIIESLNNPRKFSIPLLQSQLVRRVEDRWIGFKLSKKLQTEFWPIECKNLGKPCVENKNLSAGRVQTPVLGWVISRFNEYSKTKKTVYVVKFLDSFTILIPRQSKLNKNTKLKIVINNIADSKESFGPLPPYTTDSMLADVSNFYGISASEIMRIAQDLFEMGLITYHRTDSTRISNVGISIAETYLKQTIGDNYKSIFKPRSWGEGGAHEAIRVTKPLDSDQLRAMIEEGELELPKRLTFNHYRVYDLIFRRFITSQLIPVILEKEIVNLSVKTENNVMLNIENNPVEFVYNVTLPGDTHFSKLYVPMKTSGKPIKSKINCIPGKDCEFDAKVQYSFSKSDVQLYTQGTLITEMKNKKIGRPSTYATIVSTLLKRGYMIESKNVKRLVPSKLGIDVHSFLVTRYQKFVSEDRTRSLLERMDMIEDGKEDYRQVLKQLYEEIQDIG